A single region of the Polyodon spathula isolate WHYD16114869_AA chromosome 12, ASM1765450v1, whole genome shotgun sequence genome encodes:
- the LOC121324060 gene encoding V-type proton ATPase 116 kDa subunit a1-like isoform X1 — MGELFRSEEMTLAQLFLQSEAAYCCVSELGELGMVQFRDLNPDVNVFQRKFVNEVRRCEEMDRKLRFVEKEIKKANIPMLDTGENPEIPFPRDMIDLEATFEKLENELKEINTNQEALKKNFLELTELKHILRRTQQFFDEMADPDLEESSSLMDPNEVGRPPLRLGFVAGVINRERIPTFERMMWRVCRGNVFLRQADIEDPLEDPTTGDQVHKSVFIIFFQGDQLKNRVKKICEGFRASLYPCPENPQERKEMAAGVSARIDDLQMVLNQTEDHRQRVLQAAAKTTRVWFIKVRKMKAIYHTLNLCNIDVTQKCLIAEVWCPVTDLDSIQFALRRGTERSGSTVPSILNRMQTKQTPPTYNKTNKFTAGFQNIVDAYGIGTYREMNPAPYTIITFPFLFAVMFGDCGHGVLLTCFGVWLVVRESRILSQRSDNEMFNTIFSGRYIILLMGVFSIYTGLIYNDCFSKSLNVFGSGWSVRPMFTNKTWTNEILKSNHLLQLDPAQRGVFNGPYPIGIDPIWNIATNKLTFLNSFKMKMSVILGIIHMLFGVTLSLFNHIYFKKPLNIYLGFIPELIFMSTLFGYLVILIIYKWGAYDAFTSKDAPSLLIHFINMFLFNYRDQTNKMLYSGQVGLQCFLVVVALLCVPWMLVVKPLLLRHQYLKKKRLGTHNFGGIRVGNGPTEEDAEIIQHDQLSISTHSEDESDPSDVEVFDFADAAVHQAIHTIEYCLGCISNTASYLRLWALSLAHAQLSEVLWTMVMSIGLRINSYAGFLILFFIFAAFATLTVAILLIMEGLSAFLHALRLHWVEFQNKFYTGQGFKFVPFSFETILDGKFED, encoded by the exons ATGGGGGAGCTGTTCCGCAGTGAGGAGATGACCCTGGCCCAGCTGTTCCTCCAGTCGGAGGCTGCTTATTGCTGCGTCAGTGAGCTGGGAGAACTGGGAATGGTCCAGTTCCGAGAT CTCAACCCAGATGTGAATGTGTTCCAGCGCAAGTTTGTTAATGAAGTGAGGAGATGCGAAGAAATGGACCGGAAGCTGA gatTTGTGGAAAAGGAAATTAAGAAAGCCAACATACCGATGCTAGATACTGGGGAGAATCCGGAGATCCCCTTTCCGAGAGACATGATCGATTTAGAG GCGACGTTCGAGAAACTGGAAAACGAGCTCAAGGAGATCAACACGAACCAGGAGGCGTTGAAGAAGAACTTCCTGGAGCTCACAGAGCTGAAGCACATCCTTCGAAGGACGCAGCAGTTCTTTGATGAG ATGGCAGATCCTGACCTTGAAGAGTCGTCTTCACTGATGGATCCGAACGAGGTGGGGAGACCTCCTCTTCGCCTGGG CTTCGTGGCTGGAGTGATAAACCGGGAGCGGATTCCTACCTTTGAGCGGATGATGTGGAGGGTGTGTCGAGGCAACGTGTTCCTGCGGCAGGCTGACATCGAGGACCCCCTAGAGGACCCCACCACG GGAGACCAAGTCCACAAATCAGTGTTCATCATCTTCTTTCAAGGAGACCAGCTGAAAAACAGAGTCAAGAAAATATGCGAAGG GTTCCGCGCCTCTCTGTATCCTTGCCCTGAAAACCCCCAGGAGAGAAAGGAAATGGCTGCAGGTGTCAGCGCCAGAATTGACGACCTTCAGATG GTCTTAAATCAGACAGAGGATCATCGCCAGAGGGTCCTGCAAGCTGCTGCCAAGACCACCCGAGTGTGGTTTATCAAAGTGAGGAAAATGAAGGCCATCTACCACACCCTGAACCTGTGCAACATCGACGTCACTCAGAAGTGCCTGATCGCTGAGGTCTGGTGCCCCGTGACAGACCTGGACTCCATTCAGTTTGCTCTCCGCAGAGGCACT GAACGTAGTGGCTCCACGGTTCCTTCCATCCTGAACAGAATGCAGACCAAGCAGACGCCGCCAACGTACAACAAAACCAACAAGTTCACTGCCGGCTTTCAGAACATAGTTGATGCCTATGGCATTGGAACTTACAGGGAGATGAACCCAG CTCCTTACACGATCATCACCTTCCCGTTCCTGTTCGCTGTGATGTTTGGGGACTGCGGCCACGGCGTCCTGCTGACCTGTTTCGGAGTGTGGCTGGTGGTCCGGGAGAGCCGCATCCTCTCGCAAAGAAGCGATAACGAG ATGTTCAACACGATCTTCAGCGGCCGCTACATTATCCTGCTGATGGGGGTCTTCTCCATTTACACGGGGCTCATCTACAACGACTGCTTCTCCAAATCACTCAACGTGTTCGGCTCGGGCTGGAGCGTTCGGCCCATGTTCACGAATAAAACCTGGAC AAATGAAATTCTAAAATCCAACCACTTGCTTCAGCTGGACCCTGCGCAGCGTGGAGTCTTTAATGGACCATATCCCATTGGAATAGACCCG ATTTGGAATATCGCTACCAATAAGCTGACGTTCCTGAACTCCTTCAAAATGAAGATGTCGGTTATTCTGGGAATTATCCACATGCTGTTTGGGGTAACCCTGAGTCTTTTTAATCACAT ctATTTCAAGAAACCCCTGAACATCTACCTTGGTTTTATTCCTGAATTGATTTTCATGTCCACGCTGTTCGGGTACCTGGTCATCCTTATCATTTACAAGTGGGGTGCCTACGATGCTTTTACATCAAAGGACGCGCCCAGCCTGCTCATCCACTTCATCAACATGTTCCTGTTCAACTACAGAGATCAGACCAACAAGATGCTGTACTCTGGACAG GTCGGACTGCAGTGTTTCTTGGTGGTTGTGGCTTTGTTGTGTGTCCCGTGGATGCTGGTGGTGAAACCGCTGTTGCTGAGACATCAGTACCTCAAGAAAAAACGCCTT GGAACCCATAACTTTGGAGGGATCCGTGTGGGAAACGGGCCTACTGAAGAAGATGCAGAGATCATTCAGCATGATCAGCTCTCCATCTCCACACACTCGGAAGACGAGAGTGAT CCTTCTGATGTTGAAGTG TTTGACTTTGCTGATGCAGCCGTTCACCAGGCAATCCACACCATTGAGTACTGTCTGGGCTGCATCTCCAACACCGCCTCCTACCTGCGGCTGTGGGCTCTCAGTCTGGCTCACGCAC AGCTCTCCGAAGTGTTGTGGACAATGGTCATGAGCATCGGCCTTCGCATCAACAGCTACGCAGGCTTCTTAATCCTGTTCTTCATCTTCGCTGCCTTCGCCACCCTGACCGTCGCTATCCTGCTAATCATGGAGGGCCTGTCTGCTTTCCTGCACGCCCTCCGTCTGCACTG GGTGGAGTTCCAGAATAAATTCTACACCGGCCAGGGCTTCAAGTTTGTTCCTTTCTCATTCGAGACCATTCTTGATGGGAAGTTTGAAGACTAA
- the LOC121324060 gene encoding V-type proton ATPase 116 kDa subunit a1-like isoform X2, with protein sequence MGELFRSEEMTLAQLFLQSEAAYCCVSELGELGMVQFRDLNPDVNVFQRKFVNEVRRCEEMDRKLRFVEKEIKKANIPMLDTGENPEIPFPRDMIDLEATFEKLENELKEINTNQEALKKNFLELTELKHILRRTQQFFDEMADPDLEESSSLMDPNEVGRPPLRLGFVAGVINRERIPTFERMMWRVCRGNVFLRQADIEDPLEDPTTGDQVHKSVFIIFFQGDQLKNRVKKICEGFRASLYPCPENPQERKEMAAGVSARIDDLQMVLNQTEDHRQRVLQAAAKTTRVWFIKVRKMKAIYHTLNLCNIDVTQKCLIAEVWCPVTDLDSIQFALRRGTERSGSTVPSILNRMQTKQTPPTYNKTNKFTAGFQNIVDAYGIGTYREMNPAPYTIITFPFLFAVMFGDCGHGVLLTCFGVWLVVRESRILSQRSDNEMFNTIFSGRYIILLMGVFSIYTGLIYNDCFSKSLNVFGSGWSVRPMFTNKTWTNEILKSNHLLQLDPAQRGVFNGPYPIGIDPIWNIATNKLTFLNSFKMKMSVILGIIHMLFGVTLSLFNHIYFKKPLNIYLGFIPELIFMSTLFGYLVILIIYKWGAYDAFTSKDAPSLLIHFINMFLFNYRDQTNKMLYSGQVGLQCFLVVVALLCVPWMLVVKPLLLRHQYLKKKRLGTHNFGGIRVGNGPTEEDAEIIQHDQLSISTHSEDESDFDFADAAVHQAIHTIEYCLGCISNTASYLRLWALSLAHAQLSEVLWTMVMSIGLRINSYAGFLILFFIFAAFATLTVAILLIMEGLSAFLHALRLHWVEFQNKFYTGQGFKFVPFSFETILDGKFED encoded by the exons ATGGGGGAGCTGTTCCGCAGTGAGGAGATGACCCTGGCCCAGCTGTTCCTCCAGTCGGAGGCTGCTTATTGCTGCGTCAGTGAGCTGGGAGAACTGGGAATGGTCCAGTTCCGAGAT CTCAACCCAGATGTGAATGTGTTCCAGCGCAAGTTTGTTAATGAAGTGAGGAGATGCGAAGAAATGGACCGGAAGCTGA gatTTGTGGAAAAGGAAATTAAGAAAGCCAACATACCGATGCTAGATACTGGGGAGAATCCGGAGATCCCCTTTCCGAGAGACATGATCGATTTAGAG GCGACGTTCGAGAAACTGGAAAACGAGCTCAAGGAGATCAACACGAACCAGGAGGCGTTGAAGAAGAACTTCCTGGAGCTCACAGAGCTGAAGCACATCCTTCGAAGGACGCAGCAGTTCTTTGATGAG ATGGCAGATCCTGACCTTGAAGAGTCGTCTTCACTGATGGATCCGAACGAGGTGGGGAGACCTCCTCTTCGCCTGGG CTTCGTGGCTGGAGTGATAAACCGGGAGCGGATTCCTACCTTTGAGCGGATGATGTGGAGGGTGTGTCGAGGCAACGTGTTCCTGCGGCAGGCTGACATCGAGGACCCCCTAGAGGACCCCACCACG GGAGACCAAGTCCACAAATCAGTGTTCATCATCTTCTTTCAAGGAGACCAGCTGAAAAACAGAGTCAAGAAAATATGCGAAGG GTTCCGCGCCTCTCTGTATCCTTGCCCTGAAAACCCCCAGGAGAGAAAGGAAATGGCTGCAGGTGTCAGCGCCAGAATTGACGACCTTCAGATG GTCTTAAATCAGACAGAGGATCATCGCCAGAGGGTCCTGCAAGCTGCTGCCAAGACCACCCGAGTGTGGTTTATCAAAGTGAGGAAAATGAAGGCCATCTACCACACCCTGAACCTGTGCAACATCGACGTCACTCAGAAGTGCCTGATCGCTGAGGTCTGGTGCCCCGTGACAGACCTGGACTCCATTCAGTTTGCTCTCCGCAGAGGCACT GAACGTAGTGGCTCCACGGTTCCTTCCATCCTGAACAGAATGCAGACCAAGCAGACGCCGCCAACGTACAACAAAACCAACAAGTTCACTGCCGGCTTTCAGAACATAGTTGATGCCTATGGCATTGGAACTTACAGGGAGATGAACCCAG CTCCTTACACGATCATCACCTTCCCGTTCCTGTTCGCTGTGATGTTTGGGGACTGCGGCCACGGCGTCCTGCTGACCTGTTTCGGAGTGTGGCTGGTGGTCCGGGAGAGCCGCATCCTCTCGCAAAGAAGCGATAACGAG ATGTTCAACACGATCTTCAGCGGCCGCTACATTATCCTGCTGATGGGGGTCTTCTCCATTTACACGGGGCTCATCTACAACGACTGCTTCTCCAAATCACTCAACGTGTTCGGCTCGGGCTGGAGCGTTCGGCCCATGTTCACGAATAAAACCTGGAC AAATGAAATTCTAAAATCCAACCACTTGCTTCAGCTGGACCCTGCGCAGCGTGGAGTCTTTAATGGACCATATCCCATTGGAATAGACCCG ATTTGGAATATCGCTACCAATAAGCTGACGTTCCTGAACTCCTTCAAAATGAAGATGTCGGTTATTCTGGGAATTATCCACATGCTGTTTGGGGTAACCCTGAGTCTTTTTAATCACAT ctATTTCAAGAAACCCCTGAACATCTACCTTGGTTTTATTCCTGAATTGATTTTCATGTCCACGCTGTTCGGGTACCTGGTCATCCTTATCATTTACAAGTGGGGTGCCTACGATGCTTTTACATCAAAGGACGCGCCCAGCCTGCTCATCCACTTCATCAACATGTTCCTGTTCAACTACAGAGATCAGACCAACAAGATGCTGTACTCTGGACAG GTCGGACTGCAGTGTTTCTTGGTGGTTGTGGCTTTGTTGTGTGTCCCGTGGATGCTGGTGGTGAAACCGCTGTTGCTGAGACATCAGTACCTCAAGAAAAAACGCCTT GGAACCCATAACTTTGGAGGGATCCGTGTGGGAAACGGGCCTACTGAAGAAGATGCAGAGATCATTCAGCATGATCAGCTCTCCATCTCCACACACTCGGAAGACGAGAGTGAT TTTGACTTTGCTGATGCAGCCGTTCACCAGGCAATCCACACCATTGAGTACTGTCTGGGCTGCATCTCCAACACCGCCTCCTACCTGCGGCTGTGGGCTCTCAGTCTGGCTCACGCAC AGCTCTCCGAAGTGTTGTGGACAATGGTCATGAGCATCGGCCTTCGCATCAACAGCTACGCAGGCTTCTTAATCCTGTTCTTCATCTTCGCTGCCTTCGCCACCCTGACCGTCGCTATCCTGCTAATCATGGAGGGCCTGTCTGCTTTCCTGCACGCCCTCCGTCTGCACTG GGTGGAGTTCCAGAATAAATTCTACACCGGCCAGGGCTTCAAGTTTGTTCCTTTCTCATTCGAGACCATTCTTGATGGGAAGTTTGAAGACTAA